TTATTGCGTGATTTATCAGGTTTTCTTAAAAATACTTTTTATTTTCGTCTTTATATCTCTGCTCCCAACTTAATAGATACGGCTAATTTTGGTGATTGTCATGACAGAAGAAGTGCTCATTCCAAAATGATTTTGTATCGTGTAGCCAGATTGTTTGAAAACGGGCATGCACAATGGTTGGCAGAATATTTTGACCATACGGGAGAATGGAAAAGAGAGGAGAAGGAAGGACTTGTAAAGCCAGGGGTAGGCCCTGAGGCTTTCTGGGAATTCTTATGGTTTGAACCTTCCGTGAAACCTGAGAGTATAGAAGAACTTCCTTTGCAGCGAATATTTCCCGACTTGGGTTTGGTTTCTGTACGTACCGGATGGGATAGTGATTCCACTGTTTTTGTATATAAGTGCGGACAGCCTTCTGGCAGAAAACCTTGGACTTATGGTCACAGTTTACAATACGCTCATAATTGGCATGTGATAAGTGCAGGCCATGCTCACCCTGATGAAAATAGCTTTATACTTGCCAGTGGTCCTGATTATCTTGTTGTGGATGAAGGGTATAACAGAAGTTGTTATTCTCGTTATCACTCTACTCTGCTTGTTGATGAGAAAGGGCAATATAAAGAGGGCGGTTACAATGTTTTTGATGGATTGGGTCATGACTGGGGAGGCCGTCTGGAAAAATTCTTTTCTGCAGGCTCTCTGGTCTATGTGAGAGGGGATGCTTCTGGGGCTTATGACAAAGATTTATTGCTAGAGCGGTTTTCTAGGGAAATACTTTTTCTTGGAAATGATTGGATTGTTATTTCTGATAGGATTAATTCTCAGAAACCTCATTCTTATCAATGGCTTCTGCAGACGGATAAAGAGCCCAAACAGTTATCAAAAGATTCTTTTATTGTAGAGACAGAAAACAGAAAAATGGGCTTATTTATTCATGTCCCGTCTAATTGTAAAACTAGAGTCATAGAGCAGGAGGTGGTAGCAAATCCTACATCTGCTAATCCCAATTATTTGTTAAAGCGACAGATGCATACTTTTGAGGTGGAAACTGAGGAAAAAGAAAAAACAGCTGATTTCCTTGTTTCATTGTGCTTATCCGGATATGAACCTGAGTTTATGGAGAGAGCCTTAGGCAGACTTCTTAAGCTTTCTCTTAAAGATCGAGAATGGTTGGTCGGCTTCAAACAAGGAGCTTCTGCTATTTCTCTTAAAGAGGAGTTTACTACGGATGCGGATTGGATAGCTATAATGGAGCAAGATACAAGTGTTACCAATATTCTTGCAGGGAATGTGTCTTCTCTGTGGTGGGAAAAACAACCCTTTATTGCTAGTTCTTTTCCTGTTGATATAGCTATCTCTACCTCAAAAAACGATATGAAAATTATTATTTCTTCATTGCAAGAGGGCTGGCTGGACTTGAGGATGCCTGGGGAGCCTCAGCGCCTTATCTGCAATGGAGAAGAAATAGAATTTACTTATAGGCGAGATGTTTCTCTGCTTAGATTTGCCATTCCTATTGGTAATAATGAATTAATAGCGTATGGCATACATTAAACCATGCGAGGAGGTCTTATGGATTGGACGGAAGTGATTGATTATACGCTTGATGTCACCCGTCGTAACATTAATCAGCTACAGGATTTTCCGGAGTCGTGTGATGGCTCATCCTGGAGAACTATTGAGCGTCATAAAGGTGATCGTGCTCATTGGGTGGATGGATTCTGGACCGGTATATTATGGCTTTCTTATCTGCATTCCGGCGAATCTGTCTTCGAAGAGGCAGCTAAGGTATGGACAGAACGCTTGAGGGAGTTAAAGCATTCTACCTCCACACATGACCTTGGTTTTGTTTTCTTTCTTTCTCATGTTTTGGGTGGACGTGTATTAAAAGACACAGGGTTATATGAACATGCGGTAGAAGCGGCAACATCTTTAATCAAGCGCTATAATCCCAAAGGTGAGTATTTGCAAGCCTGGGGAGAAATAGATGGTACAAAAAAAGATAGAGGAAGAACCAACATAGATATAATGATGAATCTTTCTCTTCTATATTGGGCAAGCAACTATACGGGTAATCCAGTGTATGCTGATATAGCCACTCATCATGCGCGTACAACAAAGTTTACCCTGTTAAGAGCAGATGGTTCTACTGCTCATGTTGCTGATTTTGATCTGGATACAGGTGTATGGGTGAGGAGCGATACTTATCAGGGCTTTTCTCATGATTCCTGTTGGTCAAGAGGGGAGGCTTGGGCATTGTATGGTTTTTCTACCTGCTATGCTGCTACTGGGCTTCCTGTTTTCTTGGGAGCTGCCAGGAAAACTGCTTTTTACATTGTTGATAACCTTCCGGAAGATCTTGTGCCATTTTGGGACTTTGATTCTCCGGATATTCCTGATACTTACCGTGATTCTTCTGCTGCTGCGGCAATGGCCTGCGGACTGCTTATATTGGCGGATGCGGAAGAGGATAAAAAGCTCTCGGAGAAGTGGAAAGAGCTTGCCAAGAATATCACAATATCACTGTGGAAGAACTATTCCAGTAGAGGAAGCGATATTCCTGCTTTTTTACTGCATGGTTCCAGGTCTGTTCCTCATGGATTTATGGAGCATGCTCTTATATATGGCGATTATTATTTCTTAGAAGCAGTAACCCGACTGTCTCGTCCTGACTCTGCTCCTTTGTTTGACATAAAGGAGGATAGGGACAGTACAGATAAAATTAAAATCGGAGGGTACAAATGAGTAGTGCGATAGTAGCTACAGGAAAGAAAAAGCTTAATATCTACAAAAAAGAAGCTGCTTTTGGTTATTTATTGATTTCACCATGGCTTATCGGATTTTTATGTTTTATGCTCGCACCTTTGGTGGGGGTAATACTTATAAGTTTTATGCGGTGGGATCTTATAACATCTCCCCATTGGGTGGGAATAGAAAACTATAAAAAGTTGTTTCAAGATCCTCTTTTCTGGCAGTCTTTGAAAGTAACTTTGATATATGCTGCAGGAAGGGTGCCTCTAGGAATTCTCACTGCCCTTGTAACGGCTCTTCTTCTTAATCAAAAAGTAAAGTTTATAGGGTTTTGGCGTGTAGTGTACTATATGCCGGTTGTTCTCCCACCAGTAGCCATTTCTCTTATATGGATGTGGATTTATAACGGGCAATACGGAGTCATCAACTCCATAATACATGGTCTGTTTGGAATTCAGGGGCCGCAGTGGTTAAACGATCCGGTTCTTGTCCTTCCTGCTCTTATGGTTATGGCTGTCTGGTCTGCTGCAGGACGCAATATGATTATTTATCTATCCGGCTTGCAGGGAATCTCCAATGAGCTTTATGAGGCTGCAATAATTGATGGAGCAAGCTCTTGGACCAGATTT
This sequence is a window from Spirochaetia bacterium 38H-sp. Protein-coding genes within it:
- a CDS encoding DUF4962 domain-containing protein, which gives rise to MAELLFLQHRPVSKWKELAETSHRKQYVRLLEHARSYLDRCPPEEHPDDSITYIGAAVANMGLAYLLSGDKPLFDAMRKWIACAINYPHWGKHRKPDYDLDAAWLLLGLSLAYDWLKEEFPIEEKEALRDKLILQGRRMFKYVEESRAEWKYHYWQNHNWICFAGLATAGYAIAEELPESAVWCSVALDNFKTVFSLLPDDGSDYEGPAYWRYGVPWLFIADALFEEKANELLRDLSGFLKNTFYFRLYISAPNLIDTANFGDCHDRRSAHSKMILYRVARLFENGHAQWLAEYFDHTGEWKREEKEGLVKPGVGPEAFWEFLWFEPSVKPESIEELPLQRIFPDLGLVSVRTGWDSDSTVFVYKCGQPSGRKPWTYGHSLQYAHNWHVISAGHAHPDENSFILASGPDYLVVDEGYNRSCYSRYHSTLLVDEKGQYKEGGYNVFDGLGHDWGGRLEKFFSAGSLVYVRGDASGAYDKDLLLERFSREILFLGNDWIVISDRINSQKPHSYQWLLQTDKEPKQLSKDSFIVETENRKMGLFIHVPSNCKTRVIEQEVVANPTSANPNYLLKRQMHTFEVETEEKEKTADFLVSLCLSGYEPEFMERALGRLLKLSLKDREWLVGFKQGASAISLKEEFTTDADWIAIMEQDTSVTNILAGNVSSLWWEKQPFIASSFPVDIAISTSKNDMKIIISSLQEGWLDLRMPGEPQRLICNGEEIEFTYRRDVSLLRFAIPIGNNELIAYGIH
- a CDS encoding sugar ABC transporter permease, whose translation is MSSAIVATGKKKLNIYKKEAAFGYLLISPWLIGFLCFMLAPLVGVILISFMRWDLITSPHWVGIENYKKLFQDPLFWQSLKVTLIYAAGRVPLGILTALVTALLLNQKVKFIGFWRVVYYMPVVLPPVAISLIWMWIYNGQYGVINSIIHGLFGIQGPQWLNDPVLVLPALMVMAVWSAAGRNMIIYLSGLQGISNELYEAAIIDGASSWTRFWKITLPMLTPVIFFHMVTGMIETFQLFTQAYVMTEGGPNNASLFFNYYLYQKGFQQYQMGYAAAMSWVIFLLIVGLTLLIFRSSKAWVYYEAEVK
- a CDS encoding glycoside hydrolase family 88 protein codes for the protein MDWTEVIDYTLDVTRRNINQLQDFPESCDGSSWRTIERHKGDRAHWVDGFWTGILWLSYLHSGESVFEEAAKVWTERLRELKHSTSTHDLGFVFFLSHVLGGRVLKDTGLYEHAVEAATSLIKRYNPKGEYLQAWGEIDGTKKDRGRTNIDIMMNLSLLYWASNYTGNPVYADIATHHARTTKFTLLRADGSTAHVADFDLDTGVWVRSDTYQGFSHDSCWSRGEAWALYGFSTCYAATGLPVFLGAARKTAFYIVDNLPEDLVPFWDFDSPDIPDTYRDSSAAAAMACGLLILADAEEDKKLSEKWKELAKNITISLWKNYSSRGSDIPAFLLHGSRSVPHGFMEHALIYGDYYFLEAVTRLSRPDSAPLFDIKEDRDSTDKIKIGGYK